The following nucleotide sequence is from Nesterenkonia xinjiangensis.
TCCGGCGACGTTCGGCCGACTCTGACCAGAGAACGACGTTCGGCCGTTTCTTCCCCTCCAGAGGCGCGCTGACGCGCTTTCGCAGGGGAAGAAACGGCCGAACAACGCGGGAGGGACATTCTGGCCGAGCCTTGGTGGGGCCGACCGTTCAGAGCACGAGCGTGAGGATCAGTGTGGCGGTGGACAGGGTGAGCATGCCCAGGCAGTTGATCCAGAACTCTGACTCCAGGAAACGGGCCTTCACGTGGGCGACGCCGGCCGCGATGAAGTAGGCGATCACGCCCACGTTCGCCGCGATGCCGACGCCGGGGAACCAGAACCCGGCGACGAGTCCGATGACGGCAAGGACCTTGACGTAGATGAGGACCCACCACCACTCACGGGGGAGGTTGACACCGGTGAGGCATCGGGCGATGAAGGTGGCCGGTCTGAGTGACAGGAGCACATCACTGAGCACGACGGCCGCCAGCAGGGCTGCAGGCCACCACGGGGTCGATTCGATGACCATCGTTGTCCTCCCTCGAGAGCCGACACGTGGTGGCGGTCCCGGCCCGTACCGTGGGTATGGTGCGGACGATACCAGCGCACGGCGTTCGGCAGGGATGCCTGCGGAACCCTGCACGTACTGACCTCACTCGCAGAGCGATGTCCGGGACGACGGATGCTCAGACGACCGCGGGTTCGGCGGGCTCTGCCGCACCTTCCAACATCTTCTCGATGTTCCGATGGCAGGTGCCGCAGCCGGTGCCGGCGCGGCAGGCCGCCCCGACCTCCTCCACGGTGGAGCAGCACGACGCCGCCTCCTCCACCTGGCGGGCGGTCGCCCCGGAGCACCGGCACAGCACGTCGTCGGGACCGAGCTCCGCCTCCTTGGTGGCGTGCTCTGCGGCCAGCAGCGCCGTGCGGTCGGCCACCGGCAGGGTGCCCCGGTTGCAGTGCAGCGCCAGCTCCGCGGCCGAGCGGGGCATGCCCACCGCGACGAATCCCAACAGGCGCTCGCCTTCGGTGACGATCCGCAGGTACTGCCCGGCCTTGGGGTCGGACCAGGTGGACACGGTCGGGGACTCCGGATCCCAGGGGTCGACGGCGGTCTCCCCGGCGCAGGCCACCGAGAGGGTCCGCGACTTCACCAGGATCACATCCAGCTTCCACGGCGCCGTGCCCTCTTGCTGTGTGCTCGCATCCTCGGCCGCGGGCGGCATGGAACCGGCCAGGTCGACGGGCCGGCCGGCGGCATCACGTTCCACTGCGGCGGCCAGCTCCAGGTCTGTGCGGATCGCCTCCGCGGCGGCCTCGGCCTGCTCCCAGCCTGGGGCGATCAGCCCGCTGGGGTCACGGCCTTCGACGGCGGCGCAGTCGCCCACTGCGAAGACGTGGGGGTCCCCGGTGCTGCGGGACTGCCGGTCCACCGTGATGCCCCAGGCAGTGGGCAGCCCGGCGTCGTGGGCCAGGCCGTCACGGGGCCGCACCCCGGTGCAGGTGAGCAGCAGGGAGGTCTTGATCTTCTCGCCCAGGGAGGTGCGCACGGCCGAGAGCCGGCCGTCGTCGGCGACCACCGTGTTCACATCGCAGGCGGAGCGCACGTCCACCCCGGCGGTGAGCAGCTGGCGGCGCAGCAGTATCCCGGAGTCGGTGTCGATCTGACGGCCCATCGGCACGGTCCCGCGGTGCAGCAGGGTCACCGCGCCGCCGACCTCGGCGATCGCCAGGGCGGCCTCGACTCCGAGCACGCCGCCGCCGAGCACCACCACGGGCTCTCGCCGCTGCACGATCGTCAGGATCCGGCGGGCGTCGTCGAGGTCACGCAGCGCCATCACCCCGTCCGGGTAGCGCCGCGGCTCCTCGGGCTGCGCCTGCGGTGCGCGGGAGCGGCGGCCGGCGGAACGACCATTGGCCTTCATGGTCAGCTCGGCATCGATGTGTCCGTCGCGGCGCATCTCCAGCGTCATGCGCGGGGTGGTCGGCTCCGCGCCGGTGGCGAGGACCAGCTTGTCGTAGTGCAGGATGCCGCCGTCGTCGAGGGTGACGATGCGGGAGGCGGCGTGCAGCGCGGTGGCGGTGACCCCGCAGCGCACCTCGACTCCGGCGCCGCGCAACTCGGCCTCATCGGCCAGCGCCAGATCCTCCGGTGCCGCCCGCCCCACGCTGACATCGCCGATCTTGATGCGCTGATAGGCCGGGACGCATTCGGTGCCCACCACGGTCAGGCGCAGTCGGCCCGAGGCGACATGCCCGCTCAGCTCGTCGACCAGTCGGGCGGCCACCGGGCCGAAGCCCAGCACCACCACATGCGGGGCGGCATCGGGGCCGGATCCGGAGCGGGTGCCGGCGGGCAGGGAGGAGGTCGACGGGGACATCACGGGGTGGTCTCCTTCGAGGATGTGGTCTCGGACCGAGCAGCGCCGGCGACGCCGGCCGGGCGAATCGTCACCGGGGTGTTCTTGAACTCGGGCATCCCGCTCTGCGGGTCGGTCAGCGCCCGGGTGAGCAGGTTCGCGGTGCCCTGCCCGGCGTAGTGGAAGGGCGCGAAGATCGTGTCGGTGCGGATTCCGGCGTCCCACACCACGCGGGCGGTCATCTCACCCTGGGCGTTCGCGATGACGGCGTCTGCGCCCTCCTCGAGGCCGTGCTCCAGCGCCGTGGCGGGGTGGACGGCGATGGTCGCCTCCGGGTGGGCCTCCAGCAGCGCCGTCACGCGTCGGGTCTGGGTGCCGGATTGGTAGTGCTCCATGTGTCGCCCGGTGGTCAGCGTCAGCTCGCCTGGCGCCGGGGCGGGTGTGCGGCCAGGTGTGATGGCGATCAGCCGGGCTCTGCCGTCCGCGTGGGCGAAGCGTTCCAGGAACATCCGGGAGGTGCCGATGATCGGCTCCCCGGTCAGAGAGGACTCCCCGCCGAGCAGTGCGGACGGGACCGGCCAATAGGCGGCGTGGCCGTCGTCGAGGAGCTGCCAGTCCAGCCCGGAGTAGTCTGCGGCCGCCCCCTCGGTGGCCTGTCGGATCTCCGCGAACACCTCGGCGGGCTCCACAGGGAAGGTGCTGGAGCAGCCGAGACGGCGGGCCAGCTCATGCCAGATCCACAGTTCGGAGCGTGGTCCTGAGTCCGGTGCGCCTGTGCCCGGCCCCTCGGAGCCCGGTGCGGACGACGGCGGCTCCACCAGCTTCCGCCGGCGCAGCACCCGCCCTTCCAGACTGGTCATCGTGCCGTCCTCCTCGGCCCACTGCAGCACCGGCAGGACCACGTCAGCCTCCGCGGCGGTCTCGGAGAGGAAGAAGTCGGCGACCACCAGCAGCTCGAGCGCCCGCAGGTTCTCCACCACGCGGGCGGCGTCGGGGGCGGAGATGGCCACGTTGGAGCCATGGACGAGCAGCGCACGGACGCCGTCGTCGTGGCCCATGGTGTGCAACAGCTGTGCGGCGGGTCTGCCGGGGCCCGGGAGTGCCTCGGGCTCCACACCCCAGATCCGCGCCATATGGGCGCGATCGGAGGGGTCGGTGATGGAACGGATGCCGGGCAGCTGGTCGGTCTTCTGGCCCATCTCGCGCCCGCCCTGCCCGTTGCCCTGCCCGGTGAGGGTGCCGTAGCCGCCGGCGCGGGTGCCGGGCAGGCCGAGCAGCAGGGCGAGGCTGATCGCCGCGCGGGCGGTGTCGGTGCCGTCCTTGTGCTGCTCCACCCCACGGCCGGTGAGGATGTACACCGGGTCGCC
It contains:
- a CDS encoding DoxX family protein is translated as MVIESTPWWPAALLAAVVLSDVLLSLRPATFIARCLTGVNLPREWWWVLIYVKVLAVIGLVAGFWFPGVGIAANVGVIAYFIAAGVAHVKARFLESEFWINCLGMLTLSTATLILTLVL
- a CDS encoding FAD-dependent oxidoreductase codes for the protein MSPSTSSLPAGTRSGSGPDAAPHVVVLGFGPVAARLVDELSGHVASGRLRLTVVGTECVPAYQRIKIGDVSVGRAAPEDLALADEAELRGAGVEVRCGVTATALHAASRIVTLDDGGILHYDKLVLATGAEPTTPRMTLEMRRDGHIDAELTMKANGRSAGRRSRAPQAQPEEPRRYPDGVMALRDLDDARRILTIVQRREPVVVLGGGVLGVEAALAIAEVGGAVTLLHRGTVPMGRQIDTDSGILLRRQLLTAGVDVRSACDVNTVVADDGRLSAVRTSLGEKIKTSLLLTCTGVRPRDGLAHDAGLPTAWGITVDRQSRSTGDPHVFAVGDCAAVEGRDPSGLIAPGWEQAEAAAEAIRTDLELAAAVERDAAGRPVDLAGSMPPAAEDASTQQEGTAPWKLDVILVKSRTLSVACAGETAVDPWDPESPTVSTWSDPKAGQYLRIVTEGERLLGFVAVGMPRSAAELALHCNRGTLPVADRTALLAAEHATKEAELGPDDVLCRCSGATARQVEEAASCCSTVEEVGAACRAGTGCGTCHRNIEKMLEGAAEPAEPAVV
- a CDS encoding molybdopterin oxidoreductase family protein gives rise to the protein MTTTADTRTMPRRTVQTHCPYCALQCAMNLTVTERPGEPDTFAVEGASFPTNKGRLCRKGSTAAELLTRRHDRLTSPLLRGEDGELHPASWEEALGRVATEIRRIQGERGADAVGVFGSGGLTNEKTYALGKFARVALGTAQIDYNGRFCMSSASKASTLAFGLDRGLPFPLTDLDSACTVLLLGSNVADTMPPFVQHLEGARATGGLIVVDPRRSNTAELTAEGGGLHIAPAPGGDLVLLLSVAQVVLEEGLADADYLQQRVSGLDSFRRSVTQWWPERAQSLTGVGADQIRLIARRLGHAARAARNGGDPVYILTGRGVEQHKDGTDTARAAISLALLLGLPGTRAGGYGTLTGQGNGQGGREMGQKTDQLPGIRSITDPSDRAHMARIWGVEPEALPGPGRPAAQLLHTMGHDDGVRALLVHGSNVAISAPDAARVVENLRALELLVVADFFLSETAAEADVVLPVLQWAEEDGTMTSLEGRVLRRRKLVEPPSSAPGSEGPGTGAPDSGPRSELWIWHELARRLGCSSTFPVEPAEVFAEIRQATEGAAADYSGLDWQLLDDGHAAYWPVPSALLGGESSLTGEPIIGTSRMFLERFAHADGRARLIAITPGRTPAPAPGELTLTTGRHMEHYQSGTQTRRVTALLEAHPEATIAVHPATALEHGLEEGADAVIANAQGEMTARVVWDAGIRTDTIFAPFHYAGQGTANLLTRALTDPQSGMPEFKNTPVTIRPAGVAGAARSETTSSKETTP